The Sulfurospirillum tamanense DNA segment TACGCATACAATAGCATTAAGGGTAAAAAAGAGCGCGTTGGTCGTTTGCTTAAAATGCATGCCAATAAACGTGAAGAGATTAAAATGCTCTACGCAGGTGAAATTGGCGCGGTTGTTGGTCTTAAAGATACCTTGACAGGTGAAACACTCACGGGCGAAAAAGACAGGGTGATTTTAGAGCGTATGGATTTCCCAGATCCTGTTATTTCTGTAGCAGTTGAACCAAAAACAAAAGCTGATCAAGAAAAAATGGGTATTGCTCTTCAAAAACTTGCCCAAGAAGACCCTTCCTTTCGTGTGAAAACAGATGAAGAGAGCGGCCAGACGATTATTTCAGGGATGGGTGAATTGCACCTTGAGATTATTGTTGACCGTATGCTTCGCGAGTTCAAGGTAGATGCAGAAGTGGGCCAACCTCAAGTTGCCTACCGTGAAACTATTCGCCAGAGTGTTGAGCAAGAGTATAAATACGCTAAGCAATCAGGTGGCCGTGGTCAGTTTGGCCATGTTTATTTGCGTCTTGAGCCAAAAGATGCGGGCACAGGTTATGAGTTTGTGAACGACATTAAAGGTGGTGTTATTCCACGCGAATATATTCCTGCAGTTGACAAAGGCTGCCAAGAAGCAATGCAAGGTGGTGTTTTAGCGGGCTATCCTATGGAGGACGTAAAAGTAACCTTGTATGATGGTTCTTACCATGATGTTGACTCCTCTGAGATGGCCTTTAAATTGGCGGCTTCCATGGGCTTTAAAGAAGGTGCACGCAAAGCAGGTGCAGTTATCCTTGAGCCAATGATGAAAGTAGAAGTGGAAACACCAGAAGACTTTATGGGTGATGTTATCGGCGACCTTAATCGACGCCGTGGACAGATTAATTCTATGGATGACCGCAGTGGCAACAAAATTGTCAATGCGTTCTGCCCGCTTTCTGAAATGTTTGGTTACTCGACAGACCTTCGTAGCCAAACCCAAGGACGCGCAAGCTACTCTATGGAATTTGACCATTACGCAGAAGTTCCTAAGAACGTTGCAGAAGAAATTATCAAAAAACGAAAAGGTTAACCTCCTTTTTTACTGCGCACACCCCTTTACCTTGGGGTGTGCGTTTTTTTATGCCCCTTGTCCTCATAGCTCAGCTGGATAGAGCGCAGGATTCCTAATCCT contains these protein-coding regions:
- the fusA gene encoding elongation factor G, with amino-acid sequence MSRNTPIERVRNIGIAAHIDAGKTTTTERILFYTGISHKIGEVHDGAATMDWMEQEKERGITITSAATTCAWKEHQINIIDTPGHVDFTIEVERSMRVLDGAVAVFCAVGGVQPQSETVWRQANKYRVPRMVYVNKMDRVGADFYNVEKQIKERLKANPVPIQIPIGAEENFKGMVDLVTMKAYVWEDEAAMGSSYDVVDIPAELQEKAEEYREKMVEAVSETSDELMEKYLGGEALTEQEIVAGIKAGCLAMTMIPMICGTSFKNKGVQPMLDAVVAYMPSPIEVADIRGEYEDGTETIVKSTDDGEFAALAFKIMTDPFVGQLAFIRVYRGKLESGTYAYNSIKGKKERVGRLLKMHANKREEIKMLYAGEIGAVVGLKDTLTGETLTGEKDRVILERMDFPDPVISVAVEPKTKADQEKMGIALQKLAQEDPSFRVKTDEESGQTIISGMGELHLEIIVDRMLREFKVDAEVGQPQVAYRETIRQSVEQEYKYAKQSGGRGQFGHVYLRLEPKDAGTGYEFVNDIKGGVIPREYIPAVDKGCQEAMQGGVLAGYPMEDVKVTLYDGSYHDVDSSEMAFKLAASMGFKEGARKAGAVILEPMMKVEVETPEDFMGDVIGDLNRRRGQINSMDDRSGNKIVNAFCPLSEMFGYSTDLRSQTQGRASYSMEFDHYAEVPKNVAEEIIKKRKG